In Pyrus communis chromosome 1, drPyrComm1.1, whole genome shotgun sequence, the following are encoded in one genomic region:
- the LOC137740980 gene encoding putative F-box protein At1g65770 produces the protein METTKEWSDLPKELWPAIGNRLDNRLDVLRFRSVCKTWRSSVSPFQQPVTPPLPLSFSSPPAAEDGGALQTQPKALLFQIKVYRMESLVGEKPNSSKPWVVKFEESSSGDLRLLHPISNKPLRFFPASNSLKEFNLLDFKMVELRKSYSLQFRNGLNVVTACVNKVVVMDAKKLNDCGIFMICNGGKLGFLRFGDEKWTHVDEQNSHYDDLIVYKGQCYVVDRWGTISWVNSDLNVIQFSPPLCGFGGRKHLVESCGDLFVVDRYLDKCEMERFPEHNVENENVSVFGPNFQAPPHRFAASVDGEAVDFKVYRLDQEWGRWVDVKNLGDQVFILSNDGSFAVSTKDFGRVKGNCILFTDQKLPHLHGIGGSKRCNTRVFMLESGIIRDGHALSCFNKMLHPPSSWLRPVLDFRRHRLAD, from the coding sequence ATGGAGACGACGAAGGAGTGGTCCGATCTTCCAAAGGAGCTATGGCCGGCAATCGGAAATCGCCTCGACAACCGCCTCGACGTTCTCCGATTTCGCAGCGTCTGCAAGACATGGCGCTCCTCCGTCTCCCCTTTTCAGCAACCCGTTACCCCTCCTCTGCCCCTCAGCTTCTCTTCCCCTCCCGCCGCCGAGGATGGCGGAGCTCTGCAGACTCAACCCAAAGCCCTACTCTTTCAAATCAAAGTCTATCGGATGGAATCGCTCGTCGGCGAAAAGCCCAATTCGTCAAAACCGTGGGTGGTGAAGTTTGAGGAGTCGAGTTCCGGGGACCTGCGATTGCTGCATCCAATCAGTAATAAGCCGCTCAGGTTTTTCCCTGCATCTAACTCTTTAAAGGAATTCAATTTGTTGGACTTTAAGATGGTCGAATTGCGAAAATCGTATAGTCTGCAGTTTAGGAATGGTCTCAATGTTGTTACGGCTTGTGTGAACAAAGTGGTAGTCATGGATGCAAAGAAGTTGAATGATTGTGGTATTTTTATGATTTGTAATGGCGGAAAGTTGGGTTTCTTGAGATTCGGGGATGAGAAATGGACCCATGTGGATGAACAAAACTCACACTACGATGATCTTATTGTGTATAAGGGTCAATGCTATGTTGTCGATAGATGGGGAACAATTTCATGGGTCAATTCTGATTTGAATGTGATCCAATTTTCGCCTCCGTTATGTGGGTTTGGCGGGCGGAAGCATTTGGTTGAGTCTTGTGGCGATCTCTTCGTTGTTGATCGGTACCTTGACAAGTGTGAAATGGAAAGGTTCCCAGAGCACAATGTTGAGAATGAAAATGTTAGTGTTTTTGGCCCTAATTTTCAAGCTCCTCCTCATCGTTTCGCCGCTTCTGTTGACGGCGAGGCTGTTGATTTTAAAGTTTATAGGCTGGATCAAGAATGGGGTAGGTGGGTTGATGTGAAGAACTTGGGAGATCAAGTGTTTATTTTGAGCAATGATGGGTCTTTCGCCGTCTCCACCAAAGACTTTGGTAGAGTGAAGGGAAATTGCATTTTATTCACTGATCAAAAGCTTCCTCATTTACACGGAATTGGGGGATCAAAAAGGTGTAACACTCGCGTGTTCATGCTAGAGAGTGGCATCATTCGGGACGGACATGCTTTGTCCTGCTTTAACAAAATGCTCCATCCACCATCCAGTTGGCTCCGCCCTGTTCTTGATTTCCGTCGGCATCGGCTTGCAGACTGA